A genomic segment from Zygotorulaspora mrakii chromosome 1, complete sequence encodes:
- the MIC10 gene encoding Mic10p (similar to Saccharomyces cerevisiae YCL057C-A; ancestral locus Anc_1.8), with protein sequence MSEKSKVQTLMPNKSILNDKWDVVLSNMLVKTGLGLGVGVVGSVLFFKRRAFPVWLGIGFGLGRGYAEGDAIFRSAAGLRTVKA encoded by the coding sequence ATGTCTGAAAAATCCAAAGTGCAAACGTTGATGCCAAACAAATCAATTCTGAATGATAAATGGGACGTAGTACTTTCCAACATGTTGGTCAAGACTGGATTGGGACTTGGTGTGGGTGTCGTAGGTTCGGTATTATTCTTTAAACGTCGTGCGTTCCCAGTTTGGTTGGGAATTGGCTTCGGTTTGGGAAGAGGATATGCTGAGGGTGATGCCATTTTCCGTTCTGCAGCAGGACTAAGAACCGTAAAAGCCTGA
- the ADF1 gene encoding Adf1p (similar to Saccharomyces cerevisiae YCL058W-A; ancestral locus Anc_1.7) produces MGRKSEKRIAKSKDYRKKNKKALSPKDVKKTKIQIHKMNRDDSLTSDIFNVDKYNTRVRETPSNIKALNAKVLQKDQQKDKEVQDRIIAQRKDMSDNLTKQIEELSVFSL; encoded by the coding sequence ATGGGTAGAAAATCAGAGAAACGGATTGCAAAGAGCAAAGACTAcagaaagaagaacaaaaaggCACTATCGCCGAAGGAtgtcaaaaaaacaaaaatacaaatacATAAGATGAATCGAGATGATTCGCTAACTTCAGACATATTCAATGTTGACAAATATAACACGAGGGTGCGAGAGACACCATCCAATATCAAAGCGCTGAACGCAAAGGTGCTGCAGAAGGATCAACAAAAGGACAAGGAAGTTCAGGATAGAATCATAGCTCAGAGAAAAGATATGAGTGACAACTTAACGAAACAAATTGAGGAATTGTCGGTATTTTCGCTATGA